From Pseudoalteromonas sp. DL-6, one genomic window encodes:
- the fliR gene encoding flagellar biosynthetic protein FliR, with the protein MEFPFSVVIQWLSDFLLPLVRISSMIMIMAGIGAKNVPSRIKMGLAVVVTFLVVPVLPPATFTNLFSFEMILVVLQQMLIGVAIGFASTLLLNTFVLAGQILAMQTGLGFASVVDPSNGMSVPAVGQFYLILATLLFFVFNGHLMMIQMVVHSFQVLPIDGNWWAVDHYWDIVTWGGWMFTTALVLSLAPLTAMLVINMSFGIMTRAAPQLNIFSIGFPFTLVAGLVIIWATLGNFITQFEFQWLKMVELMCTLVGCSP; encoded by the coding sequence ATGGAGTTTCCATTTTCCGTTGTTATTCAATGGCTAAGTGATTTTTTACTGCCTTTGGTCCGCATAAGCTCAATGATCATGATCATGGCGGGTATTGGCGCCAAAAATGTACCCTCTCGAATTAAAATGGGCTTAGCTGTGGTAGTCACATTTTTAGTAGTGCCTGTTTTACCTCCTGCTACGTTTACTAATTTATTTTCTTTTGAAATGATTTTAGTGGTACTACAACAAATGCTGATTGGTGTCGCGATTGGTTTTGCATCTACACTATTGCTCAATACGTTTGTATTAGCAGGGCAAATTCTTGCTATGCAAACCGGTTTAGGTTTTGCGTCTGTTGTTGACCCCTCAAATGGAATGAGTGTGCCTGCTGTAGGGCAGTTCTACCTCATTTTAGCTACCTTGTTATTTTTTGTATTTAATGGCCACTTAATGATGATTCAAATGGTGGTGCATAGTTTTCAGGTATTGCCAATTGATGGTAATTGGTGGGCGGTTGATCATTATTGGGACATAGTGACATGGGGTGGTTGGATGTTTACTACCGCACTAGTGCTTTCGTTAGCGCCATTAACGGCCATGCTTGTAATTAATATGTCATTTGGCATCATGACCCGTGCTGCCCCGCAGTTAAATATCTTCTCTATAGGCTTTCCGTTTACCTTAGTGGCAGGGCTCGTTATTATTTGGGCTACCCTCGGTAACTTTATCACTCAGTTTGAGTTCCAATGGCTAAAAATGGTTGAGCTGATGTGTACTCTGGTTGGTTGTTCCCCTTAG
- a CDS encoding chemotaxis protein CheA → MSFEVDEDILQDFLVEAGEILELLSEQLVELENNPDDTELLNAIFRGFHTVKGGAGFLAMTELVDACHGAENVFDLLRQGVRTVNSELMDVILQALDTINEMFATIKNRDQPEPADPELLAVLHKLGQPPTAEELAGDSAVEDIAPVETPSVEPEPVVEQPSNDAEEDPFAFDELFSGPDTSSTDSQIDEITEDEFESLLDELHGKGQAPQEKQSSSSDSDVSGDITDDEFDSLLDELHGVGSFGEVTQNAPSTPQQAPSAPTASQNNDSSASDDEISDDEFEALLDELHGKGAPKSIETPAPESKSEPVAANKPAPVAAAKPQPKPEPAKPVPAAQPAKAAPAKKAAPPPAETTVRVDTKRLDQIMNMVGELVLVRNRLVSLATNSDSEAMGKAISNLDVVTADIQGAVMQTRMQPIKKVFGRFPRVVRDLARTLQKDINLLLVGEDTDLDKNLVEALADPLVHLVRNSVDHGIEMPDVREASGKPRTGTVTLSASQQGDHILLTIQDDGAGMDAEKLKKIAISKGVLDHDQASRLSDTEAYNLIFAPGFSTKEEISDISGRGVGMDVVKTKITQLNGSVNIKSEMGVGTTLEIKVPLTLAILPTLMVVVGEQTFALPLAGVSEIFHLDLTKTNVVDGQLTIIVRKKSIPLFYLEHWLIKGADRGQRKAQGHVVIVQIGTQKVGFVVDSLIGQEEVVIKPLDALLQGTPGMAGATITSDGGIALILDVPSMLKHYAG, encoded by the coding sequence ATGAGCTTTGAAGTCGATGAAGATATTTTACAAGACTTTTTAGTAGAGGCCGGAGAAATCCTTGAGCTTTTATCTGAACAGTTAGTAGAACTGGAAAACAACCCAGATGATACTGAACTACTAAACGCAATATTCCGTGGCTTCCATACCGTTAAGGGTGGTGCCGGATTTTTGGCAATGACAGAGCTTGTTGATGCATGTCATGGTGCTGAAAACGTGTTTGATTTATTGCGCCAAGGTGTAAGAACAGTTAACTCTGAATTAATGGATGTGATTTTACAAGCACTTGATACCATTAATGAAATGTTTGCCACAATTAAAAATCGTGACCAGCCAGAGCCTGCAGATCCAGAGTTACTTGCAGTACTTCACAAGCTTGGACAACCACCAACGGCTGAAGAACTCGCCGGCGATTCTGCAGTTGAAGACATAGCTCCTGTTGAAACTCCCTCGGTAGAACCTGAACCTGTAGTTGAGCAGCCAAGCAATGATGCGGAAGAAGATCCGTTTGCTTTTGATGAATTATTTAGCGGCCCAGATACTAGTAGTACAGATTCTCAGATTGATGAGATCACTGAAGATGAATTTGAAAGTCTACTTGATGAACTTCATGGAAAAGGGCAAGCCCCGCAAGAAAAACAATCCTCATCAAGCGACAGTGATGTCAGTGGCGATATTACAGATGATGAGTTTGATAGCTTATTAGATGAGCTTCATGGTGTCGGTAGTTTTGGTGAAGTAACTCAAAACGCCCCAAGCACACCACAGCAAGCACCATCAGCTCCTACAGCCTCGCAAAATAATGATTCAAGCGCGAGCGATGATGAAATAAGTGATGATGAGTTTGAAGCTCTGCTAGATGAGTTACACGGCAAAGGTGCACCTAAGTCGATAGAAACACCGGCTCCTGAAAGTAAATCTGAACCCGTAGCCGCTAACAAACCAGCGCCTGTTGCTGCAGCAAAACCACAGCCCAAGCCAGAGCCAGCCAAGCCGGTACCGGCTGCACAGCCTGCAAAAGCAGCTCCCGCTAAAAAAGCAGCGCCACCACCGGCAGAAACAACAGTACGTGTTGATACCAAACGCCTAGATCAAATAATGAACATGGTAGGTGAACTGGTACTTGTGCGAAATCGTTTAGTAAGTCTAGCGACTAACTCTGATAGCGAGGCCATGGGTAAAGCAATCTCCAACTTAGATGTAGTGACTGCTGATATCCAAGGTGCGGTAATGCAAACACGAATGCAGCCAATTAAAAAAGTATTTGGTCGTTTTCCTCGTGTGGTACGTGATTTAGCACGAACGCTGCAGAAAGATATTAATTTATTACTTGTCGGTGAAGACACCGATTTAGATAAAAATTTAGTCGAAGCATTAGCAGACCCATTAGTGCATTTGGTTCGCAACTCAGTAGATCACGGTATTGAAATGCCAGATGTTCGTGAAGCATCAGGTAAACCAAGAACGGGTACTGTGACTTTATCTGCTTCTCAGCAAGGCGATCATATTCTACTTACTATCCAGGATGATGGTGCCGGAATGGATGCTGAAAAGCTTAAAAAGATTGCGATTAGTAAAGGCGTGCTTGATCACGACCAAGCGAGTCGCCTTTCTGATACTGAAGCGTATAACCTTATTTTTGCGCCTGGCTTTTCAACCAAAGAAGAGATATCAGATATTTCCGGCCGGGGCGTTGGTATGGATGTGGTTAAAACAAAAATCACTCAGCTCAATGGCTCGGTAAATATTAAATCAGAGATGGGCGTAGGGACTACTTTAGAAATTAAAGTACCACTTACTCTGGCGATACTGCCCACCTTAATGGTAGTGGTTGGCGAACAAACGTTTGCCTTGCCACTGGCAGGTGTTAGTGAAATATTCCACTTAGATTTAACAAAAACTAATGTGGTTGATGGCCAGCTAACTATTATTGTTCGTAAAAAATCGATACCGCTGTTCTATCTTGAACACTGGCTCATTAAAGGCGCTGATAGAGGACAACGAAAAGCACAAGGCCATGTGGTGATTGTGCAAATAGGAACTCAAAAAGTGGGGTTCGTTGTTGACTCGCTCATTGGTCAAGAAGAAGTGGTGATTAAGCCTTTAGATGCATTACTTCAAGGGACGCCAGGTATGGCAGGTGCAACAATCACCTCTGATGGTGGTATTGCACTGATATTAGATGTGCCGAGTATGCTAAAGCATTACGCTGGATAA
- the cheY gene encoding chemotaxis response regulator CheY has product MDKNIKILVVDDFSTMRRIIKNLLRDLGFTNVQEADDGSTALPMLQNQVFDFVVTDWNMPGMQGIDLLRAIRADEKLKHIPVLMVTAEAKKEQIIAAAQAGVNGYIVKPFTAGTLKTKLEKVFERLG; this is encoded by the coding sequence TTGGATAAAAACATTAAAATTCTTGTTGTTGATGATTTTTCGACGATGAGACGTATTATTAAAAACCTGTTGCGCGATTTAGGTTTTACCAATGTTCAAGAAGCAGATGACGGGTCAACTGCTTTACCTATGTTGCAAAATCAAGTGTTTGATTTTGTGGTAACAGATTGGAATATGCCAGGCATGCAAGGTATTGATCTTTTAAGGGCAATTCGAGCTGACGAAAAATTAAAGCATATCCCTGTTTTAATGGTAACGGCAGAAGCTAAAAAAGAACAAATAATTGCTGCGGCCCAAGCAGGTGTTAATGGTTATATTGTTAAACCATTTACTGCAGGTACATTGAAGACTAAATTAGAAAAAGTGTTCGAACGCTTAGGTTAA
- the flhA gene encoding flagellar biosynthesis protein FlhA yields MEFKAVLQQLNKDKKEYAKGVGTPLLVLAALGMVILPLPPFLLDILFSFNIALALVVLLVTVYTMKPLEFGMFPAVLLIATIMRLALNVASTRVVLLEGHNGGDAAGKVIEAFGSVVIGGNYAVGLVVFLILIIINFVVITKGAGRISEVSARFTLDAMPGKQMAIDADMNAGFISAEQARERREEVTREADFYGSMDGASKFVKGDAIAGIVILVINIVGGLFVGMIQHDLSFSRAMEVYTLLTIGDGLVAQLPSLLLSIGTAIVVTRQNESHNMGDQFKQQLGNEKSLFIASGILITMGLVPGMPHLAFLSLGALLGYLAYYTQQNKLKLAAAEAEEAENAASGTGIAAKQEQKELGWDDVQQVDVIGLEVGYRLIPLVDQSQGGELLNRIKGVRKKLSQELGFLVPPVHIRDNLELDPNAYRITMMGVSSGEGELKHGDELAINPGQVFGPLKGIETKDPAFGLDAVWIKPDQKDEAQSLGYTVVDSATVVATHISQLLTNSAALLLGHEEVQNLLDMLGKSHPRLVEGLVPEVLPLTTIVKVLQNLLNEGVAIRDMRSIVQTLVEYGPRSQDPDVLTAAVRISLRRLIVQDAVGMSSEIPVITLAPELEQMLHQSLQNAGDEGAGIEPGLADRLQTSLNEAHQNQEMAGEPSILLTSGMLRTVLSRFVKYTIPGLRVMSYQEIPDERQIKIVSSVGQQ; encoded by the coding sequence ATGGAATTTAAAGCGGTATTACAACAACTTAATAAAGATAAAAAAGAATATGCAAAGGGCGTTGGTACACCGCTTTTAGTGTTAGCTGCGCTAGGAATGGTTATTTTACCACTGCCTCCATTTCTGCTTGATATATTATTTTCGTTTAATATCGCGCTCGCATTAGTTGTATTACTAGTTACGGTATACACCATGAAACCGCTTGAGTTTGGCATGTTTCCAGCGGTGTTGTTAATCGCCACGATTATGCGTTTAGCACTTAACGTAGCCAGTACCCGGGTGGTACTGCTTGAAGGTCATAATGGTGGGGATGCTGCAGGTAAGGTAATTGAAGCATTTGGCTCGGTGGTGATTGGTGGTAACTACGCTGTTGGTTTAGTGGTATTTTTAATTCTAATCATCATCAACTTTGTGGTAATCACCAAAGGTGCAGGGCGTATCTCTGAAGTGTCAGCGCGCTTTACCCTTGATGCTATGCCAGGTAAGCAAATGGCGATTGATGCGGATATGAATGCTGGTTTTATTAGCGCTGAGCAAGCCAGAGAGCGCCGTGAAGAAGTAACCCGTGAAGCTGACTTTTATGGCTCTATGGATGGTGCAAGTAAGTTTGTAAAAGGGGATGCTATCGCGGGTATCGTCATTTTAGTGATCAATATCGTAGGTGGCTTATTTGTTGGCATGATCCAACATGACTTGAGCTTTTCTCGCGCTATGGAAGTGTACACATTATTGACAATTGGTGATGGCTTAGTAGCGCAATTACCGTCATTACTACTTTCAATTGGTACTGCGATTGTTGTAACGCGTCAAAATGAATCGCACAACATGGGCGATCAGTTTAAGCAGCAGCTAGGTAACGAAAAATCGTTATTTATTGCCTCTGGTATCCTCATAACTATGGGCTTAGTACCCGGTATGCCGCACCTTGCATTTTTAAGCTTAGGGGCGCTTTTAGGCTACCTTGCATACTATACCCAACAAAATAAACTTAAATTAGCGGCTGCTGAAGCCGAAGAAGCTGAAAATGCAGCTTCAGGCACTGGGATTGCAGCTAAACAAGAGCAAAAAGAGCTGGGCTGGGATGATGTACAACAAGTTGATGTTATTGGCTTAGAAGTAGGTTATCGCTTAATTCCTCTGGTTGATCAGTCACAAGGTGGTGAGCTATTAAACCGCATTAAAGGGGTGCGTAAAAAACTATCTCAAGAGCTGGGCTTTTTAGTGCCGCCTGTGCATATACGCGATAATCTAGAGCTCGACCCAAATGCGTATCGCATCACCATGATGGGCGTATCAAGTGGTGAGGGAGAGCTTAAACACGGTGATGAATTGGCAATTAACCCAGGCCAAGTATTTGGTCCGCTAAAAGGCATTGAAACCAAAGACCCTGCATTTGGTTTAGATGCGGTATGGATAAAACCAGATCAAAAAGATGAAGCGCAATCTTTAGGTTATACCGTAGTTGATTCAGCAACTGTTGTAGCCACTCATATTAGCCAGTTACTGACTAATAGTGCCGCTTTATTACTCGGCCATGAAGAAGTACAAAACTTATTAGATATGTTAGGTAAGAGCCATCCTCGCTTAGTTGAAGGGCTAGTACCTGAGGTATTACCGCTAACCACTATCGTTAAAGTACTACAAAACTTGTTAAATGAAGGGGTAGCAATACGTGATATGCGCTCAATTGTTCAAACCCTTGTTGAATATGGCCCTCGTAGCCAAGACCCTGATGTATTAACGGCTGCAGTGAGAATATCGTTGCGTAGATTAATCGTTCAAGATGCTGTTGGTATGTCTTCTGAAATCCCTGTCATAACCTTGGCGCCTGAGTTGGAACAGATGTTGCATCAGTCACTTCAAAATGCAGGTGATGAAGGTGCCGGAATAGAACCAGGACTTGCTGATAGACTTCAAACATCATTGAATGAAGCGCATCAAAATCAAGAAATGGCCGGTGAACCTTCAATATTGCTAACGTCAGGAATGTTACGCACTGTGTTATCTCGATTTGTTAAATACACCATTCCAGGATTGCGAGTGATGTCTTATCAAGAGATACCAGATGAAAGACAGATCAAGATTGTCAGCTCTGTAGGCCAACAATAA
- the flhF gene encoding flagellar biosynthesis protein FlhF: MKIKRFFAKDMRTALKEVKEELGVDAVIMSNKKLANGVEIVAAVDYDKAATKAPEQPQSQPAARASFAHTESSHNFVKPEPQRAQPKPQAKVADSLQALLERQSPRPRSAELASMFSQSGIDTSGHYQEQEAVQSRPKNMFEREQSAPARPRTQADSLGFDDLDTGFDDLDSPSAPRQQTMQNESSDITTMREEMNAIRQLLEHQVSGLMQQDMARRDPTRACMIDRLVGMGIDKDVAEQMACFVPDDVSRQQGWKALLNMVEDQMQTTNNEILRQGGVYALVGPTGVGKTTTVAKLAALGAQKYGADKVALITTDTYRIGAYEQLATYGRIIGCGVKQVKDANELAEVLYHLRNKRLVLIDTAGMSQRDLRLTEQLNTLMRNQRVDIRSYLVLSATAQINVLQETVRHFKKVQLSGCIFTKLDESLSLGEIISIAIQNRLPIGYLTNGQRVPEDIRVANAEKLVKKAEQLYLKRIKAQQSRHQSVASSTVEMYD, translated from the coding sequence ATGAAAATTAAACGTTTTTTTGCTAAAGACATGCGCACCGCACTAAAAGAAGTAAAAGAAGAGCTTGGTGTTGATGCGGTTATTATGTCAAATAAGAAACTAGCTAATGGCGTTGAAATTGTTGCTGCTGTTGATTACGACAAAGCCGCGACAAAAGCGCCAGAGCAGCCTCAAAGCCAACCAGCTGCAAGAGCTTCATTTGCGCATACTGAGAGTTCACATAATTTTGTAAAACCAGAACCTCAACGCGCTCAACCTAAGCCACAAGCAAAGGTAGCAGACAGTTTACAAGCTTTATTAGAACGTCAATCTCCCCGTCCTCGTTCAGCAGAGCTTGCGTCAATGTTTTCACAATCTGGAATTGATACCTCTGGTCATTACCAAGAACAAGAAGCTGTTCAATCTCGACCTAAAAATATGTTTGAACGTGAACAAAGCGCGCCTGCACGTCCTCGCACCCAAGCTGATAGCTTAGGCTTTGATGATTTAGACACTGGCTTTGACGATTTAGACTCACCGAGTGCACCGCGCCAGCAAACGATGCAAAACGAGTCGAGTGATATAACCACCATGCGCGAAGAAATGAACGCAATTCGTCAATTACTAGAACATCAAGTGTCAGGTTTAATGCAACAAGATATGGCGCGTCGTGATCCAACCCGCGCCTGCATGATTGACCGTTTAGTGGGTATGGGAATAGATAAAGACGTTGCTGAGCAGATGGCATGCTTTGTACCCGACGATGTATCTCGCCAACAAGGTTGGAAAGCCTTATTGAATATGGTTGAAGACCAAATGCAAACCACTAACAACGAAATACTTCGCCAAGGTGGTGTTTATGCATTAGTAGGCCCAACAGGGGTAGGCAAAACCACCACTGTTGCAAAATTGGCAGCATTAGGTGCGCAAAAGTACGGTGCTGATAAAGTTGCGCTTATTACGACTGATACCTACCGTATTGGTGCCTATGAGCAGCTAGCAACTTATGGTCGAATTATTGGCTGTGGCGTAAAACAAGTCAAAGATGCAAATGAATTAGCAGAAGTTTTATACCATTTACGAAATAAACGTCTAGTCTTAATTGATACAGCAGGAATGAGTCAGCGAGATTTACGTTTAACTGAGCAACTTAATACCTTAATGCGTAATCAGCGTGTGGATATACGTAGTTATTTAGTATTAAGTGCAACAGCACAAATTAATGTATTACAAGAAACCGTAAGGCACTTTAAAAAGGTACAGCTCAGTGGGTGTATTTTTACTAAGCTAGATGAGTCATTGAGTTTAGGTGAAATTATTAGTATTGCGATTCAAAACCGCCTCCCAATAGGGTATCTTACTAATGGTCAGCGAGTACCAGAAGATATTAGAGTGGCAAATGCCGAAAAACTAGTAAAAAAAGCTGAGCAATTGTATTTAAAAAGAATAAAAGCACAACAATCACGACACCAATCAGTGGCGTCGAGCACAGTAGAGATGTATGATTAA
- a CDS encoding RNA polymerase sigma factor FliA gives MGYQSTQNLNMIVEKHASLVKKVACHLIARLPASVQLDDLIQSGMIGLIEASKNFDASKGASFETFAGIRIRGAMIDEMRRGDWVPRSVHRKSRLVAETIVALESSLNREPKDIEVAEKLEISLNEYHHILNDVNVSKVLGIEDLGIDDDVITPHGQDLALDKPFNNVKNERFNESLLSAIKSLPEKDAMVLSLYYNDEMNLKEIGHILDVSESRVSQIHGQAMIKLKAKINDWIN, from the coding sequence ATGGGATATCAGTCAACACAGAATTTAAATATGATTGTTGAAAAGCATGCCTCATTAGTCAAAAAAGTGGCGTGCCATTTAATTGCTCGTTTACCGGCCAGTGTGCAACTAGATGATTTGATCCAATCAGGTATGATTGGCTTAATAGAAGCTTCTAAAAACTTTGACGCAAGCAAGGGCGCAAGTTTTGAAACCTTTGCGGGTATTCGCATTCGTGGTGCAATGATAGATGAAATGCGCCGGGGTGATTGGGTTCCACGTTCAGTTCACAGAAAAAGTCGCTTGGTAGCAGAGACAATAGTTGCCCTTGAAAGCAGTTTAAACCGTGAACCCAAAGATATTGAAGTTGCTGAAAAACTTGAAATTTCGTTAAATGAGTACCATCATATTTTAAACGATGTAAACGTAAGTAAAGTTTTAGGTATTGAAGACCTTGGTATTGACGATGATGTGATTACACCTCATGGTCAAGATTTAGCACTAGACAAACCTTTCAATAATGTTAAAAATGAACGGTTTAATGAGTCTTTACTCAGCGCGATAAAGTCGTTACCGGAAAAAGATGCAATGGTGCTTTCTTTGTACTATAACGATGAAATGAATTTAAAAGAAATTGGGCATATACTCGATGTTAGTGAGTCGCGTGTAAGTCAGATACATGGTCAGGCGATGATTAAGCTTAAAGCAAAGATCAATGACTGGATAAACTAG
- a CDS encoding flagellar biosynthetic protein FliQ, which yields MEPEVFVDILSGALFLVIKLVSAIVVPGLIIGLVVAVFQAATSINEQTLSFLPRLLITIGALIVGGHWFTQELMDFFNRLVLLIPEIAG from the coding sequence ATGGAACCTGAAGTATTTGTTGATATTTTAAGTGGAGCCCTGTTTTTAGTGATTAAGCTGGTGTCTGCCATTGTGGTCCCTGGTTTAATTATTGGCTTAGTAGTGGCAGTATTTCAGGCGGCAACCTCAATTAACGAACAAACACTGAGCTTTTTACCGCGTTTATTAATTACCATTGGTGCATTAATTGTGGGTGGACATTGGTTTACTCAAGAGCTGATGGACTTTTTTAATCGCTTAGTACTTCTTATCCCCGAAATTGCAGGTTAA
- a CDS encoding protein phosphatase CheZ, with protein MSAPAAPQITLEQARQLVAFLENGEQDKANQLILETASQEQSQLFAEVGKLTRQLHEALKSFELDTRLTDITTDAIPDAKKRLNYVMEMTENAANKTMDAVEASLPLAQEIADEIADIKPTWDRLMNREIELGEFKSLCHSIDKFMNSSHHKTDELQMLMTNVLMAQDYQDLTGQVIRRVIELVREVEESLIHLLTAFAAQGEVEQVQPTEQPEETEDSIVAQTLAGPEGPIIDKESRNDVVSDQDEVDDLLSSLGF; from the coding sequence ATGTCAGCACCTGCTGCGCCTCAGATTACTTTAGAACAAGCTCGCCAATTAGTGGCTTTTTTAGAAAATGGTGAGCAAGATAAAGCGAATCAGTTAATTTTAGAAACAGCTTCACAAGAGCAATCACAGTTATTTGCTGAGGTGGGTAAGTTAACGCGTCAATTACATGAAGCTTTAAAAAGCTTTGAATTAGATACGCGATTAACAGACATTACCACTGATGCCATCCCTGATGCTAAAAAACGCCTCAACTATGTTATGGAAATGACAGAAAACGCAGCCAACAAAACGATGGATGCGGTTGAAGCAAGCTTACCTTTAGCGCAAGAAATTGCTGACGAAATAGCTGATATCAAGCCAACATGGGATCGGTTAATGAACCGTGAAATTGAGCTTGGTGAGTTTAAGTCACTTTGCCATAGCATTGATAAGTTTATGAACAGCTCTCATCATAAAACGGATGAGTTACAAATGTTGATGACCAATGTATTGATGGCTCAAGACTATCAAGATTTAACTGGTCAGGTTATTCGTCGTGTTATTGAACTTGTGCGTGAAGTTGAAGAGAGCTTAATCCACTTGTTAACTGCATTTGCGGCGCAAGGTGAGGTTGAGCAAGTACAACCAACTGAACAACCAGAAGAAACAGAAGATTCCATTGTTGCACAAACACTAGCAGGTCCAGAAGGGCCTATTATTGATAAAGAATCGCGTAATGATGTTGTATCTGATCAAGATGAAGTTGATGATCTATTATCAAGTTTGGGCTTCTAA
- a CDS encoding MinD/ParA family protein: MINTVLDQASGLRKMSNNNNNGVKVIAVTGGKGGVGKTNVSLNTAIALGQQGKRVLVLDADLGLANCDVMLGLRVERNLSHVLSGECELEDILVEGPAGIKIVPATSGSQSMVELSPSEHAGLIRAFSELNTDFDILIVDTAAGISDMVLSFSRAAQDVVVVVCDEPTSITDAYALIKVLSREHGVYKFKIVANMVRSLREGQELFAKLSKVTDRFLDISMELVATVPYDENMRKSTRRQKVIVEVFPGSPAAIAFKTLATKIAKWPTPSQASGHLEFFIEKLVSN; encoded by the coding sequence ATGATTAACACAGTTTTAGATCAAGCAAGCGGCCTTCGCAAAATGAGCAACAATAATAATAACGGCGTAAAAGTTATCGCTGTCACCGGCGGCAAAGGTGGAGTGGGTAAAACAAACGTATCCCTTAACACGGCAATCGCGTTAGGCCAACAAGGCAAGCGTGTGCTGGTATTAGATGCTGATTTAGGATTAGCCAATTGTGATGTTATGCTTGGACTACGCGTAGAGCGTAATTTATCTCATGTTTTATCAGGTGAGTGTGAACTCGAAGATATTTTAGTTGAAGGCCCTGCAGGAATTAAAATAGTGCCAGCAACATCGGGTTCGCAAAGTATGGTTGAGTTATCACCTTCAGAGCACGCGGGACTGATACGTGCATTTAGTGAGCTTAACACCGATTTTGATATTTTAATTGTAGATACCGCTGCGGGTATTTCTGACATGGTATTGAGTTTTTCTCGCGCCGCACAGGATGTGGTTGTGGTGGTTTGTGACGAACCAACCTCAATTACTGATGCATATGCGTTAATAAAAGTGCTGAGCCGTGAGCACGGTGTTTACAAATTTAAAATTGTTGCCAATATGGTGCGTAGCTTACGTGAAGGGCAAGAATTATTTGCTAAACTTTCAAAAGTAACCGACCGATTTTTAGATATATCAATGGAGCTGGTTGCAACGGTTCCTTATGATGAGAATATGCGCAAATCAACGCGTCGCCAAAAAGTGATAGTTGAAGTTTTTCCAGGCTCTCCTGCTGCGATTGCTTTTAAAACACTGGCGACAAAAATTGCTAAGTGGCCAACACCTAGTCAAGCCTCGGGTCACTTAGAGTTTTTCATTGAGAAGTTAGTTAGTAACTAA
- the flhB gene encoding flagellar biosynthesis protein FlhB — protein sequence MAEDSGQEKTEEPTPKKVDDAKKKGQIARSKELGTMFVLIFSAISLLMYGPEIGKGLYRIMGRMLSLNRNETYDTTKMFAVWGEVADVLLFPMSMFVLIIVLAAFIGNTMLGGFNFSWQAAAPKASKMSPMKGFTRMFGPQAAIELLKSLLKFGLVATFAIFLINVYFDEILHLSIESAPGNIVHALEILAWMFLGLSCTLIIIAAIDAPFQSYSHNKQLKMTLQEVKDEYKNSEGDPQIKARIRQTQRQMSQKRMMQDVPDADVIVTNPTHYSVALKYDTERAGAPIVLAKGVDELAMQIRKIALGNEVPIVESPTLTRALYHTAEVGEQIPDQLFTAVAQVLAYVFQLKRFKKGRGKRPVALNKKLPIPDEFKY from the coding sequence ATGGCTGAAGATTCAGGACAAGAAAAAACCGAAGAACCCACGCCCAAAAAAGTTGATGATGCCAAAAAGAAAGGCCAAATAGCGCGCTCTAAAGAGTTAGGTACTATGTTTGTACTTATTTTTTCTGCTATTTCTTTATTAATGTACGGCCCTGAAATTGGCAAAGGCTTGTACCGTATTATGGGCAGAATGCTGAGCCTTAATCGCAATGAAACCTACGACACCACAAAAATGTTTGCAGTGTGGGGAGAGGTGGCTGACGTACTGTTATTTCCTATGTCGATGTTTGTACTTATTATTGTACTAGCTGCGTTTATTGGTAACACCATGCTTGGCGGCTTTAATTTTAGCTGGCAGGCAGCCGCTCCCAAAGCCAGTAAAATGTCGCCAATGAAAGGTTTTACTCGGATGTTTGGTCCGCAAGCGGCTATTGAATTACTAAAGTCACTATTAAAGTTTGGCTTAGTGGCAACCTTCGCTATCTTTTTAATTAATGTTTATTTTGATGAAATATTACATTTGAGTATAGAAAGCGCGCCGGGCAATATCGTGCATGCTTTAGAAATATTAGCGTGGATGTTTTTAGGGTTATCTTGCACCTTAATTATTATTGCGGCTATTGATGCGCCTTTTCAAAGTTATAGCCATAACAAACAGCTTAAAATGACCCTGCAAGAAGTAAAAGACGAGTATAAAAACTCCGAGGGTGATCCGCAAATCAAAGCGCGTATCAGGCAAACTCAACGTCAAATGTCGCAAAAGAGAATGATGCAGGATGTGCCAGACGCCGATGTTATTGTTACCAACCCTACTCATTACTCAGTCGCTTTAAAATACGACACAGAGCGAGCAGGCGCCCCCATTGTACTAGCCAAAGGCGTTGACGAGCTTGCTATGCAAATTCGTAAAATTGCGTTGGGTAATGAAGTGCCCATTGTTGAGTCGCCTACTTTAACGCGAGCGCTTTATCATACCGCTGAAGTAGGGGAGCAAATTCCCGATCAGCTCTTTACTGCAGTTGCCCAAGTACTTGCCTATGTATTTCAACTTAAACGGTTTAAAAAAGGCCGTGGAAAACGCCCTGTCGCACTTAATAAAAAGCTGCCAATCCCCGATGAATTCAAGTATTAA